The Bacteroidota bacterium region AACTCTTGACGGTCTTTTTCCCCTTACCGTTTCGTTTGTTGCCTTTATCACGCTCGTTCTCGTCTAGATGTTCTTCCATCTCAGCTTGCAGAGCTTTCTCAATAAAATTCTTCAATAATGGAGCAAACGCTCCATCTTTTGCAAAAAGCGACTTCCCACTCTTAAACTGTTCTAGCGCTTTTTCTTCTAAATTGTCTAAATAGTTCTGATCCATAATCAAATTTACGATTTTGGACAGAGTTTAATTTACACCCTCAAGGGAATCGTTAATGTCGTTTCATTTTGTAGTTGGAAATAATAATGGCCTTTCTTAAGTAATTTCAAAGAGATTATTTCAATTTCGCTTTTCAAAAGTCCTTTTGATACTACTTTACCTTCAACATCAATAATTACATAAGATGAAGCAACAAAGTCTTTCCCAAACTCCAATGTCAAATAATTTGTAGCTGGATTTGGATATAAACTTACATGACCATGTGCATTCTCATGAATTGAAACGCTCGGATCCTTTTTAGTGCTAAATTTCCACGTATTACTCCACTGTCCCCAGATAACTCCATTTGAAGCTCTTACCCGCCAGAAATAGTCTGTTGAAGGTGTTAATGTAGTCAATACAGCTTCTGAATTGCCTTTTATATATGATTGCGGATTAATAGTAAAATCCTGACTGGAATCAATCTCAATTTCATATTTGCTTGCGCCAAAAGCATCACTCCATTCAAAAGTCAATGATGCAAACTCCTGATTTTTTGAATTATAAGAAGGCATCTGCAAAACAAAGTTTTCCAAAGAATTTGTTGTGAAACTCCATACAGAACTAAAGGATCCCCAATTTGTACCATCCGATGCCCTAACACGCCAGTAGTAGGTTTTATCAGGATCTAACTTTGTCATGGTATAATCTGAAGAAACAACTGCAATGGTTTGTTGACTACCTGTAAAAGTAGAATTCGAATCAATTTCAAATTCATAATTGGTAGCACCAAAAGCATCCATCCAATCAAATTTTATAGTTTCATAATTAATTTCAGTATCATTATTTGATGGAGAAAGCAGTTTTATATCATTTAGTTGGGCTTGATCATTACCTAAAATTCGTGCAATGGCAATATCTTTTTTGCTATAGCCCACAACCACAATTTTATTGTCCGTTTGAATGGCCAGATCGTAGCATTCATTAAGACTATTGTTATCGAACTTAAACGCTAATTTCCCATCTGTATCAAAACTAGTATCCAAAGATTCATCTGCATTAATGCGAACAATTGCAAACTCTTTACTGGCAGAGTTACCTGTTGAACCGGCCATCACAAATTTCCCATTATCGTCTTCCTTAATTCCATAGGCAATGTCATCCAACAGAGTTCCATAATCCGCTTTAGCTGACCAAGCGCCAACACCACCATCTTCCTCTGCTTCAAAAACAGAAAAATCATAATAGATAGAAGTTATCGAACCTCCTCCTGCAATTAACATTTTGTTATTTGACTTTAACAACATCGCATAAGCTCTATCATTTCCATTAAAATTACCATTGTAAACATTCACACCATCTAATGAAAACGTATTATCCATGCTTCCATCCGCATTAATCCTACAGGCCCAATAATCTGAGCTCCATTGCATAGAAGGAAAATCTCGCCAGCCCACTGCAGATATTTTTCCA contains the following coding sequences:
- a CDS encoding IS256 family transposase gives rise to the protein MDQNYLDNLEEKALEQFKSGKSLFAKDGAFAPLLKNFIEKALQAEMEEHLDENERDKGNKRNGKGKKTVKS
- a CDS encoding T9SS type A sorting domain-containing protein — encoded protein: MKQLLTGIIMLLSIGLFSQPAGTLDPDFGINGKLLIGIVGQQDVANSVVIQADGKIVVAGYASSSVSGKDFFCIRLKTDGTYDSTFGLNGIVKTDLQLGSDDVAYSLSLQTDGKLILAGYSDNGSSKDAALVRYHTNGIIDSSFGSNGVVLTDFEASQQDEIHVAKIHHLTGKIIVGGTTIINSTNSKPVVARYLSNGSLDTTFNANGIRLLWITSLDYQYYFSVEDLAVQPNGKISAVGWRDFPSMQWSSDYWACRINADGSMDNTFSLDGVNVYNGNFNGNDRAYAMLLKSNNKMLIAGGGSITSIYYDFSVFEAEEDGGVGAWSAKADYGTLLDDIAYGIKEDDNGKFVMAGSTGNSASKEFAIVRINADESLDTSFDTDGKLAFKFDNNSLNECYDLAIQTDNKIVVVGYSKKDIAIARILGNDQAQLNDIKLLSPSNNDTEINYETIKFDWMDAFGATNYEFEIDSNSTFTGSQQTIAVVSSDYTMTKLDPDKTYYWRVRASDGTNWGSFSSVWSFTTNSLENFVLQMPSYNSKNQEFASLTFEWSDAFGASKYEIEIDSSQDFTINPQSYIKGNSEAVLTTLTPSTDYFWRVRASNGVIWGQWSNTWKFSTKKDPSVSIHENAHGHVSLYPNPATNYLTLEFGKDFVASSYVIIDVEGKVVSKGLLKSEIEIISLKLLKKGHYYFQLQNETTLTIPLRV